The nucleotide sequence GGCGTTGGTCTGCAGAATATTGTGAACCGCTATGCCCTGCTCACCGACCGGCCTGTCTGGATTGGCGAGAACGAAGGCAGTTTTATTGTTAAAATTCCGCTGCTCAGCGAACGCGTCAAGGAGCCGGTGAGCGCCTGATCACGGCTGTTCTTTTATTTGCTCTTCTTACTCTTTGCCCATGAACGTTGTCATTATTGAAGATGAAAACCTGACCGCCAAACGCCTGGAAGGATTACTCCATAAGTACGACCCAGCCATACATGTTCTGACCCGCATTCCGTCGGTAGCCGACGCGGTAGCCTGGCTGGATGCTCCTCACCCCAGCCTTGATCTGGTCTTCATGGACATCCACCTCGAAGACGATCTGGGGTTTCGCATCTTCGAGCAGGCCAGCCTGACAACGCCGGTCATTTTTACGACGGCCTACGATGAGTACATGATTCAGGCCTTCAAGGTTAACAGCATCGATTACCTGCTCAAACCCATTAATTACAATGAGTTGGTGGCTGCTATCGAAAAATTCAAGTCGTTCAAGCAGCAGTTTGGACAGACCAGCGCCCCCGATCTGGAAACGCTGCTGAGCTTGCTGGGCAAATCCAACCAGACCGACTTCAAGGATCGGTTCATGATTACGGTCGGTAACAAGATCCGGAGTATTGAAACAACCGATATCGCTTATTTCTACCTCGAAGAGAAAGTTGTGTTTCTGGTCACCAAAGAGGGACTGAACCTGCCGGTTGACTACAGCCTGGACAAACTGACGCAGTTGCTCAATCCCCGGCAGTTTTTCCGGATCAGTCGTCAGTTTCTGGTTTCGCTGCCGGCCATTCAGACCATCCATACGTTTTCAGCGGGCAAGCTCAAACTCGATCTACAGCCTAAATCCCGCCACGAAGTCTTCGTCAGTGGCGACCGAATCTCTGAGTTTAAGGAATGGCTGGGGAAATAAGTAGTGGGTTATGCGCCGGGCTGCCGTACCTTTGCGTTACGTTTCTGACCGGCTGCCGGTTAGTACGGACTTACTGACAACGCAATGAACAATCAGCCCGAAAAGCCACAACGGCAGCGCGGCCAGCGCACGGACCAGCAATTTACCGTTTCGGAACCCGCCGAACTGATGGCGTTTTTACTTGCCAAACTACCGCACAAGAACCGGAACAACATAAAATCGCTGCTCAGCAACAAGCAGATTCTGGTTGAGGGGAAGGTTTATACGCAGTTCAACCATCCGCTACAGTCCGGTCAGATCGTGACGGTGGCGGCCAACCGGGCGCCACAAACTACGCAGTACCGGGGACTGACGCTGCTTTACGAAGATGCCTACCTGATTATTATCAACAAACAGGCAGGCCTGCTTTCAATGGCGACCGACAAAGAACGGGATCGCACGGCGTACAGCATCCTGAGCGATTATACCAAGAAAGAAAATCCGCGCAACAAGATCTTCATTATTCACCGGCTCGACCGCGAAACCTCGGGCGTAATGATGTTCGCCAAGAGCGAAAAGGTGCAGCGGCTGATGCAGGAGTCCTGGAATGCCACCACCAAGCAGCGAACCTACGTAGCCCTGGTAGAAGGGGTGCCGGAGCCGCCCAGGGGAACAATTACGTCGTATCTGCGGGAGAGCAAGGCCCTGATCGTGTATTCGAGCCAGAACCCCGACAACGGGCAGCTGTCCGTCACCAATTACAACGTTCTGAAAGCCTCAGCCGATTACGCCCTGCTGGAACTGGAGCTGGAAACGGGTCGTAAAAACCAGATTCGGGTACACATGCAGGACCTTGGCCACCCCGTTGTGGGCGACGCAAAATACGGCGCAACTACCGACCCAATCGGGCGACTGGGACTGCACGCCGAAACGCTGTCGTTCGAGCACCCTATTACCGGCGAGCTGATGCGGTTCGATGCGCCCATACCAAAGGTGTTTCTGCGGGTCTTTTAGCGCAGGATTCTCTCCGGTTACGGGCTTTGCCAATCGCTTTTTAACGGTCTATCTCATTGTTCTGCTCAGCCGCTTCATTGGTCAGATTAGTCAGGAATGATTGTGATAACGGTGTTTCGCTGTCTTTACCCAAGGCACGCTGTTCACCTATACCACCTGGATCGGGCAGGAACGTGTTGAGAACGCCCATGGTCTCACCAATCAGGTTAGGGGCCAACCCCTCCAGAGCGGCCCCGATCTTTGCTGTCAGGGTAATAATTCGTTCGGCCTCGCCATACCGACAGGCGTCGATAACCTCGCGGGCGCACTCGCCGGAATCGATCGTGACGAACGGCAGCGAATCGCCAATCTTGAAAACAGCGTATTCCTTTTCGTTCTGCCCTTTGTAGATGGCGTTACGTGGGCTACCCGTCCGGATCAGGCCGGGGCAGATTGTGGTTACGTAAATATCATCTTTCAGCAACTCGGCCCGAATACCTTCCGAATACCCAACGAGCGCAAACTTGCTGACGGAATACGGAATCAGATGGGGTATGGCCACCTTACCCCCGAAGGAAGCAATATTAACGATCCTTCCCGACTTCCTCATCCACATATGGGGCAACACCGCATTGATCATGTGAAAAGCCGACCAGAAATTAGTATCCATCGCTTCGCGGAAGTCGTCTTCGGTGGCGTGTTCGTAGGGTGTTACGACGATTATACCTGCGTTGTTGATCAGCACATCCACCGGGCCAATGGCCTGCCGGGTGGCTTCAACGAACCACTCCACCTGCAGCTTATCCGTAATGTCGCAAACCTGCGTGAAAACCGTTACGCCGTACTGCTCTAACTCCGACTTGGCGCGATCCAGTTCGTCGCCGTCGCGGGCGCAAATCGCCAGGTTGGCTCCCTCCTGAGCCAGTAGCCGGGCCATTTCGAGACCTAAACCGCGCGATCCGCCAGTGATAATAACCGTTTTGTTACGAAAGTCAGTCTTTCGCTTCTGGGCCAGAAAGGATTTGGTTGCGGCCCATGCACCCACACCGGCCAGCCCCCACAACAGGGCTTTTGTTTGAACAGAGACACTCATGGCTTTTTTGCTTCGTTGCTGTATGTTTAACGAGCTGGTAGCCGGAAGGTTACGACTCTGAGTGAATGGAGCGTTCCTGAAAGCTACACTGCCCTGATTATTTGTCTCTGCTTATAGTCCATATTACGCATTCGGAGGTTAACGGTTCAGAATAACCAGATTGGCGGGCGGTTGCCAGGCCCCATTTGACCAGGTAAACTCAAACGACTCGGGCCCGATGCTCCACAGAACCCATTTACCGGCGTTGATGGTCTGGCTGGTATTCTGTCGGTACTGCCGGGCGGTGATGTTTACCGACTGAGCCTTCTGATTATCTGTACCCGCTTTGGGTAAACTGTTACAGGCCGTTTCATACGCTTCCTGCGTCACGATGTATTCAATCTGGGGGTCCTGGCGAGCCATTTTTATTCGGGTGATTTACCTACTAACACACGATATGCCGGAGTGTTCTTCCGGGCACTGCATAAACCCCAAAGGCCTATCTCATCGTTGTCCGGGAACCTACCCAAATTTTATTTCTTCTGTATAAAGCAACCACGGGTTACCTTTCTGATTATTAAGCATTTAGGGTAGTCAGTTTCCTGATTAAACGCAAAATTTATACAACTATGAAGACTTCAGTTAAATCATTCCTTTTTGCTTTATCGGTTGTGGCGCTGACCACAGCCTGCTCATCGAACAAAACCACGGAGACCTCCTCGGCAACGACGGCGGTTAGTGATTCATCGGCAACGATGTCTACTGATTCCGCAACGATGACTACCGATTCGGCTTCGGCCACATCGCCTATGTCGACCACGCCCGCTTCGACCACACCCGGCAGCCTGACAAACTAGGCAGCCACCCGTTGACCATACATGCTAAAGGCTCCCGAACCAGGAGCCTTTACGTTTTATACGTTCTGCCTCAGCCACAATCGGCCTCTTGTGAGCCTCACCTTCCTGAGCCATTGATGCCGAACATGGCCTTCCGGTTCAGGCTATCTGAGAAAAAGCTAGCACTCCCCTGCCCAGGCGATACTCAAGTATTTAACCAGAGTCCGATAACTAAATAGGTTATCCAGGGTTAATTATGGACTATCGGTAATAATTTCAACACTTGGGATATGGGTACTTATAAACTAAAGCTGCCGCCCAGCGACTACCCCGCTGAACATGGCAGCCAGCATAAGCATGTATTTGCACAACCGGCCGTCACCCTGCTGCGGAATGCGGTCGAACAGGCCGTTTACGGTAACATTGAAACCGACAAATCGAATGACCCCAAGCGGGAGGAGACCATTAGTGCGTTAGCTACGCTCGGGCAGATGGGTGAGTTAACGGAAATGGATCTTGATGAGGCCAAAAAAGGTTATCTCTGACGTCGTACGGAGCCCCTTTTTCGCTACCAATTCTGAAACCAGGAGCCAACGGGTACTGCCTGTTGGCTCTAATAAGGACTGCATGTCACCCGCCCGGCCATAGGCCCATTAACTTACCCCGGCCAAAAGTTACCGATTACATATCGCCGGACTATTCAGTAGCTGCTCATACACCAATCTGCCGACACCAGCGCCAACGTATATATAGCCGGTAACTAGGCCGGTCAATCCTTTTTTGGCTCTTTGTCTGGCCAGACCCTGTTTTTGACTTAGCCTAACCAGCTAACCGGGCAATTTTACCTTCTGTGGAAAAGAATAACCGTTAAAAAGGAAATCCTAAAAAAAGTTATATATCCTGTCTTTATGTAAGTAGAATAGAGGTGATACAACCATCTAGGTCGGTTAATTTCATGAGTACATATTTTATTATAATCTCTGTTACCGGCTATCTGGTTTTATGCACACATTTCCTGAATTTATTTTTCAAGAGTTCATTTACTATCCGGCAGCGACTCTTCAATCTGCTTGCGGCTCTACTCTGCCTGACCGTGGCCGCCATTCTCCTGATCGGATTACTGCTATATGACGCCGAAAAGCTACCGGAGCCAAAAGCCAAATAACCCTCCATCAGACATTTAAGCAGTTTATGTAGCAGTGCTATTGTGCTGCTATTCAGTAGTTTCTACACAAGTAGTCCACAAACAACTGCCCCACAAAGCTTAATCATCATTTATGAAACAACAGCCTTATCATAAGCAGATAGTGCTTTGATCAACGCGTCGCTATGTAAGAAGCTATCGTTGATACTATTTATTTCGTGCCGTTGCTCAGCTCGATTTTCATCAAATACAGTGATTGCTTTCTTACTGCCATTCAGATGCAATCGACAGATAGGCTTGCGGTTATTGTCATCTAGTAATATGGCAAAGTACCTACCTTCTCAGCTTTCTTGGTGCCAATGTCGCTGATAAATCTGGAACAACTTCTAATGGATTGAATACGTCGTAACCAAGGGTTTGCAGAAATGGTAAGATAAGTGCGGTCTTGGTTGCTTCTTCGGTCTGGATAGAATCTTTCAAACGAGCAACCCGGTCGCCGAGTTGTCTAATCTGGTCTTTAAAATCCATATTGGTAAAGGTTTAAGTGTGTTAATGTCCATTTCTACTGGACTAGAGCGAGTCTATTACTACCAGCGCCACAATCCATACGATAAGTGCGGCCTTTTATCTCAACTGTCTTATCACAAGGACAGCAAGATGTTGAGTTCTTTTCTCTAACCTCATGTCTGCGACCTACATTATCTGTAGCAGTGTAATAACGTGTGCAGATATCACAACCTTCGCTACCTTCTATGATGGTAAGGTCACCATTAATTTTCGCCTGAGGTCTTCTAATAGGAGGATTAGCAACAGGCCTTGGCCGATTGACAGGTGGTGAAGCCGGTTTAGGTATCACATTAACAACCTCTTTAGGTCCAGGTTTTATCGTTGGTGGATTAACCAATAAAGTGAAGTTTGCTTTATCGTTTTCACATAGTACAGAAATAATCTTCTTTCTAACTTCATCGATCGAAGTATAAACTTTATGCGTTTTTTTATTCAGAACGTAATTATCCAACCCACCCTCACTAAAAACTATAATCGAGTCATTTATAGCTTTTGTTGAAATATACTCGGAAATTAGGTTACCTGCGTCTACTCCTGTTGCTGCCTTAACAGAAAACGCTTTAGGCACTTCTATTTCATCGAAATTCTTCTGTATAAGCCTACCTATAACTTTAGGATTACTTACATCTTTAGAACCTCCTTTTTCAATAGTTGTCTTTAACACAAACTCTTTTTTTTGATCTATACGCGCTAGAATAGGATCAAGGATAAAAACTCGGTTACAATCTTTACTCTCAGAAGTTACTACTGCACATAACTCCCGTATACTCTCAGGAAGCCTTCTTTCATCGTCATCATACTCAATAGCAAGTGAATCTACAAGAGCAATTTTTAATGCACTTCTGTCAGGTGCCTGTAATGGATCTCCTTTATCACAAGTAGATGACATTAGAGCAACCATAGTAATTAATAAATAGGTAATCTTGTTAGCTTTCATATCGTGTGAATTAATTTATTTGGAGTATTTCCATCTGCCGTTGCAAGCCCCTTCTAGCAATAATTCCCTGTACATCAAAAGGTTGCCTTACAATTAAGCTGGCTAATTCTTTATCTGTTATTATACCACATGTTTCAAGAAATAACCTATCATCATCTGATTTGAATATATGGTGATTTCCTGACGAGTCTGGTTTAGCGTCAATTGTTGTTCCCTCAGAAAAGAGAGGCTGTATAATTTTTCCAGTTTTATCCTTGTAAGCTATACCTCCAGATGAAACATAGCTGCTATATTCTGACTGAATTTTGTAATTAAATCGAGAAGTATATAAGAAATAGCCTGTGTATGCAATGTGAAGTATCGCGCCAAGTAAGTAGCAAACTAATACTGCGCCTGCAATAGCATCCGGAGTCATGTATGCATCGTAAAAGAAGTAGAATTTTAAAATTCCTGATGCCAGTATTAAAATATAAAAGGTATAAGTATAAAAAGTATAACGGCTAATTCTTCGTTTCAAGTCTTCTTTCATAACTTCCCTATCAGCATTTACTAATTCATTTTTGCATTTACAAATCTTATCATGCCATATATGTGAAACAACAGCTAAGAAAATATCAATAAAAATAGCAGCTGCAATAGCTTGCCATAAAACACCTTCTTCTATCCCATAGATAGTTGGTATAATCTCCAACAGAAGTATTGCGAAAAAAGCAACCATCTGAGTTGGGTAACCCACAGTTTCAAACAAACCTGGTAAGGCGACTCCCCCGAACGTACGTTTACTTTTCTTTGTGTACAACCAAAAATTTTTTGTTTCTTTCGACGGCACAAAATCTTGCCCAGGTGGAAAATCAAATTGCTTGAAGCTTAGCATAGTAATATTGAAATTTATAGTGGTGATGTGTTTAAGGCTAATAAAAAAATTACTCTTTCACGATTTTTTGTGCCACAACACCGTTTTTGGGTGTTGATAATCGCAGGTAGTACGTGCCATCCGGTTGGTTTCCAATTCGCAATAACTCGGTCTGCGGTTGTCCTGTAGCCTGCCGTGTAATCTGTCGGATTACTTTGCCCTCGGCGTTGATAAGTTGCAAGTCAACCGTTTGTCTGGTCGGAGCGCTCCAGTCTACAGATATGTCGCCGGTTGTAGGATTTGGATAAACGTTAAGCCGAGAAGGCTCTTCTAAGGGCTCTACAGCTAAAGGAGTTCTAACAATTAAGGTGTAATTGTTTAATATGTTGCCTACGCCACAAGCACTTCTAAGATTTGTGATTGAATAGCTACCCGAAGTTCTAGGGTGTATCCACTCAACATACAGTGAATCTGACGTATTGATAAGTTTACCGTTCCAGTTATTAAAGGTCCAGGGTCCGTCTCCAGTAAGCCGTACTCGAATGGCCGTACTATCACCAGGATTTACATCTCCATCACCTGTAAGCCTAGCAGATGCTTTTGCCGCTACACGAACCTCCAGTGAACTATTAGCACTTTCACATTTATACTCATCAGTTTGAGTGACGTAATACGTACTCACGCCAGCCCGTTCCGTATTAGCTACTACCTGTACAAAAGGACTTCCACTATGATCTGCATTGGTATACCAAGTTAATTGTCCTTCCGCTATTGCCGTCAGGGGAGTATTACCCTGACCAATGCAGAAAGTAACCGGAGAAATTACTTTTGGTGCATCTGGCGTTTTTCGGACAATTAAAGTAATTGAAGATGGTGTGCTGGTGCAACTTCCTGCCTTTTGAGTTACTGAATAAACAAAGGTGCCAGGCTGGGTTGTAACTGGTGTAGGGGCAATTTCACTGTTGCCGTTTATACCAGGGCCTTGCCATAATAACCCGCTACCAGGTGAAGCGGTGAGAGCGCCAACTTTTGCAAACTGGCACACTACTTGGTTTGATGTAACAAGTGGTGCTGACGGAGGAGCAACTATAGATACGGATACAGGTTGCCGCAAGCTCTCACAATTGTTATTATCAGTTTGGGTAACATAAAAGGTTAGCACATTAGCTATATCTGTGAAGAATGCAGGCGATACCGTAGAGCCTGTACCACCTATTTGAGTGCTATACCATTTCAAATTTGAGCCACTAGCTGTCAGCGAACGAGGAACATCACCAACGCAGTAACGCACTGAGCCGGCAACGGGAAGAGCAGGGGCAGGTTGCACAACCTGAGTAATGGTAGCTCGCGGACTTTCACAATTATTAACTGTCTGACTTACTGAATAGGAAAGTATCCCCGATAGAGCGGTATTGGGCACCGGGGAGCCCGCTAATCTACCCGATTGGGTGTACCACGTTAAATTAGAGCCGGTTGCCGTTAAGGCAGTAGCCACTGCGAATTGACATACTGGACTGGGCGTCTGTACAGTTGGCGCGAACGGAATTGGGTGAATTATGGCCTTAACAGTAGCACGAGGACTTTCGCAGCCATTAACAGTTTGGGATACATAAGCAATCTGTTCTCCAGCAATTTGACTATTAATTACCGGAGGCTGCGAAGAACCCAGGCCACCTGTAGCTGTCGTATACCAAAGTGCGTTTGGCGTTGAAGTAGAAAACTGTCCTTGCGTACCCTGACAAACTGAAAGACTGCTTACAACTGGTGCCGATGGAAGTGCTTTTTGCGTTACGTTTATTGCGCTTAAAGCACTCTCACAGTTATTAATTGTCTGACTGACATAGTATAAACTTGAGCGATTATTAGGTGGTGTTGGCGCACTGGCTAACGGTTTCCCTATACCTTCAATGTACCATTTTAAGTTCACACCAGTTGCGCTTAATGGACCAGTTGTTGAACCTGAGCAGAAGGAGATGTCGAGTACTTTGGGTGCGTCGGGACGGCTGATGATTAACGGACTAGGTATCGAGTTAACGGAGTTGCTGTAGTCTATCGACCCAGGAATAGTGGATTCCTGCAACGTAACTCTTAGTTTGTAGCCAGTACCCACCTCCTGCATTTGAGGAATTGTTGCACCTATTGGACTCGTTCCAGCACTAACACCAATTATCTGAGCATTCTGGAAATTTCCATTTCTATCAGAAAGTTGTAATTGAGAGACGGAACCAGCAGGTAATGGCCCACTAACTGTAAAAGGAACATTAATAACAGAACCTGGACAATAGGTACCGGATAATGTACCCGTTGTGATT is from Spirosoma taeanense and encodes:
- a CDS encoding RluA family pseudouridine synthase, whose translation is MNNQPEKPQRQRGQRTDQQFTVSEPAELMAFLLAKLPHKNRNNIKSLLSNKQILVEGKVYTQFNHPLQSGQIVTVAANRAPQTTQYRGLTLLYEDAYLIIINKQAGLLSMATDKERDRTAYSILSDYTKKENPRNKIFIIHRLDRETSGVMMFAKSEKVQRLMQESWNATTKQRTYVALVEGVPEPPRGTITSYLRESKALIVYSSQNPDNGQLSVTNYNVLKASADYALLELELETGRKNQIRVHMQDLGHPVVGDAKYGATTDPIGRLGLHAETLSFEHPITGELMRFDAPIPKVFLRVF
- a CDS encoding SDR family NAD(P)-dependent oxidoreductase; the encoded protein is MSVSVQTKALLWGLAGVGAWAATKSFLAQKRKTDFRNKTVIITGGSRGLGLEMARLLAQEGANLAICARDGDELDRAKSELEQYGVTVFTQVCDITDKLQVEWFVEATRQAIGPVDVLINNAGIIVVTPYEHATEDDFREAMDTNFWSAFHMINAVLPHMWMRKSGRIVNIASFGGKVAIPHLIPYSVSKFALVGYSEGIRAELLKDDIYVTTICPGLIRTGSPRNAIYKGQNEKEYAVFKIGDSLPFVTIDSGECAREVIDACRYGEAERIITLTAKIGAALEGLAPNLIGETMGVLNTFLPDPGGIGEQRALGKDSETPLSQSFLTNLTNEAAEQNNEIDR
- a CDS encoding Ig-like domain-containing protein; its protein translation is MTNIFTNRYWLIVLLVLNCSVITSAQTTLTLYYGDPNDSPDLAFDGNVFQAGNQFGDAPIFAKFGGTGTRSFQIDSPGENKTITVDKDGFFFIRPIESTVIDESKIKNFSGTVYGSVVITVKPLSITTISAIVATDVPPSSEITVSYRTGAGTFPVDLAINSFKVQLLSASGAFVTDLLNSSDQYSGREQKGSSYGGTRYIKATLPSTISPGSYRVRVITQGLITNILGSASSLFTVKANNPTITAGNINTGKYCAGSTVVFPFSTTGTFPAGNVFKVQLVNPNGTTLQDLPGTSSTSPISATLPSTLTSGAYRFRIASTATNVESQTDTINVLALATMSLSGSSTITAGTTAPVVVALTGTPPWSFTYTDYNTAYSPNYIRTVTSSLSPITIRPTFFSSTTYDKAFILGFRDSNCGTSAIINGAAQITINQLTITTGTLSGTYCPGSVINVPFTVSGPLPAGSVSQLQLSDRNGNFQNAQIIGVSAGTSPIGATIPQMQEVGTGYKLRVTLQESTIPGSIDYSNSVNSIPSPLIISRPDAPKVLDISFCSGSTTGPLSATGVNLKWYIEGIGKPLASAPTPPNNRSSLYYVSQTINNCESALSAINVTQKALPSAPVVSSLSVCQGTQGQFSTSTPNALWYTTATGGLGSSQPPVINSQIAGEQIAYVSQTVNGCESPRATVKAIIHPIPFAPTVQTPSPVCQFAVATALTATGSNLTWYTQSGRLAGSPVPNTALSGILSYSVSQTVNNCESPRATITQVVQPAPALPVAGSVRYCVGDVPRSLTASGSNLKWYSTQIGGTGSTVSPAFFTDIANVLTFYVTQTDNNNCESLRQPVSVSIVAPPSAPLVTSNQVVCQFAKVGALTASPGSGLLWQGPGINGNSEIAPTPVTTQPGTFVYSVTQKAGSCTSTPSSITLIVRKTPDAPKVISPVTFCIGQGNTPLTAIAEGQLTWYTNADHSGSPFVQVVANTERAGVSTYYVTQTDEYKCESANSSLEVRVAAKASARLTGDGDVNPGDSTAIRVRLTGDGPWTFNNWNGKLINTSDSLYVEWIHPRTSGSYSITNLRSACGVGNILNNYTLIVRTPLAVEPLEEPSRLNVYPNPTTGDISVDWSAPTRQTVDLQLINAEGKVIRQITRQATGQPQTELLRIGNQPDGTYYLRLSTPKNGVVAQKIVKE
- a CDS encoding LytR/AlgR family response regulator transcription factor, giving the protein MNVVIIEDENLTAKRLEGLLHKYDPAIHVLTRIPSVADAVAWLDAPHPSLDLVFMDIHLEDDLGFRIFEQASLTTPVIFTTAYDEYMIQAFKVNSIDYLLKPINYNELVAAIEKFKSFKQQFGQTSAPDLETLLSLLGKSNQTDFKDRFMITVGNKIRSIETTDIAYFYLEEKVVFLVTKEGLNLPVDYSLDKLTQLLNPRQFFRISRQFLVSLPAIQTIHTFSAGKLKLDLQPKSRHEVFVSGDRISEFKEWLGK